The proteins below are encoded in one region of Danio rerio strain Tuebingen ecotype United States chromosome 14, GRCz12tu, whole genome shotgun sequence:
- the lect2.3 gene encoding leukocyte cell-derived chemotaxin-2: MRLYIAFGFLLLAVLCSLCVDAQVFGPICGGSSNRKRGCDSRYGCGHYGAKRGKGKHLGLDILCGDGATVYAPFDVKINRRARPYGNGNAIDDGINVSGRGLCFSLFYVKPDSYSGTLKKGQRIGRMLPMQRVYPGIPSHVHVQMCDRSDPTKYF; the protein is encoded by the exons ATGAGACTTTACATTGCTTTTGGTTTTCTGCTTTTAGCAG TGCTTTGCAGCTTATGTGTCGATGCTCAAG TATTCGGACCCATTTGTGGAGGCTCAAGTAATCGCAAAAGAGGATGTGATTCAAGATATGGCTGTGGACACTATGGAGCAAAGCG AGGGAAAGGAAAACACTTGGGTCTTGACATTCTGTGTGGTGATGGAGCCACAGTTTATGCTCCTTTTGATGTGAAGATCAACCGCAGAGCCAGACCATATGGTAACGGCAATGCCATCGATGATGGCATTAACGTGAGCGGAAGAG GTCTCTGCTTCAGTCTGTTCTATGTTAAGCCTGACAGTTACTCTGGGACTCTGAAGAAAGGGCAAAGGATTGGTCGCATGCTCCCAATGCAGAGGGTTTATCCTGGAATCCCTTCTCATGTTCATGTTCAAATGTGTGACAGATCAGATCCAACAAAGTACTTCTGA